A window of Schistocerca serialis cubense isolate TAMUIC-IGC-003099 chromosome 1, iqSchSeri2.2, whole genome shotgun sequence genomic DNA:
atgacgacgacgactttGGTGATTTTTCGATGGGAGATTTGTCATTTAACGCCACAGGTAACTCAAGTAGCAGAAATCGTGATGGAACATTATGCTCCACACATGATCATTTCGTTTATTGTTTACCAATGTAGTGTAAGTGGAGGTGATAAACAGAGTGACAGCTAACAAACTTCAGCTTTTGAAAGGGGTAATGTTAAAAATGAACTGATGTTGTACTGTCAGTCTTAGTAAACCATGTGTGGGTTAAATTCCATTTAAAATAAACGATATTACAAGTGAAACTATTGATTTTGGTTGTTGAAAAGTGATTGCTGTAAAATTCTTCATACTATCTTGGGTAAAGAAGCTGATTCTAGTCAGTCTGTCTAAAGTGATTTTTTCAGTTTCCCAGTTCCTTTGGTGGCATTTGAGAGGTACAAGCTACATATGAACACTATATTTTGCTCTTATGCTTCATTTTTATAAAACCATAAACCCTGCACTGCCCAAGCAAACATGACAATCAGCCACATATGCCACTATGCACTATTCAGATGAAATTATGGGCAAGCTATCTGTATATATCATTATGCCACACAAACCACCATGAAATTGGTGGAcaacatttaattttgtgtaaatgcATAAGTACACACGTACTAATTTGTGTTGTACACACCAGTTGTACATATTTCTATGGCTGATAAACACATACTTCAGACAAGATTTAAACAAAATGGTTTAATATAAGTATTGTTGATCTGATGTCAGGTTTCAAAATTCGAAGCCACTGTAGTATGCTGCTACCTATTCTATCATAATGTTCTAGCTTTGTAAGTACTGTATACAGAGCTAATAATATTGATAGTATTGCTGCTTCTGTATTAATAGATCATGTTGAACTTTTCAGATGCTACTGGAAATCAACAGACTGATGGTAATGTAACATGCAGAGAAAGTGTTACTGCACAAACCAGAATTCCTACAATAATGCAAGAAGCAGAAGCCCCTGATATGAAACAAATTGATAAACAAGTGGAATCTTATACTAGCATAACTCAAGGCTGCAATGGTCATCAGGATATATCTATTGTTAATTCTGTTTCACGACATGAAACAGACCTTAAAGAAGCATACAGtaaaagtcagcaagaactaaaTGATAGAAATGGTGCAGATGATGTAAATTCATTAGGAGATACATCACACTGTACTCCTAATGAGGTTGCTAATTCAAAGTCTTCCATTCCCGGACAGTCAGCTCTAAACATTGAAGGGGGCACATTGCTTTCAGAAATAACGGATTCAGATAGAAAAAGCAGTCTAGTCACAGAATTCCCTGTTGTAAGTACTGTGACTGAAGAACCTGTAAGTGAAAGTATTAAGTATAACGATGATTTTGTGACATCAGCAGATGGACCAACTCCTGAAGAGTGTGAACCACAAGATAGTTTATTTACTTCCTCTGACTTTTCAGTAGTGGTTGAGGGTGACACACTCATCAAACCATTGCCACTGAAATTGGACCTTAGTGAGTCTGTGAAAGACACTACAAAATTAAGttgtgaaagtgaaaatttttccGGACTAGTAGTGTCTGAAAGTGAGAAGTTTGAAGATATTTCCTACCATGACAGCAGTTCTGATGAGTTTGGTGTTTTCCATAATGTAACTGAATTGCCAGAGGAAGAACTGGAGGACCTAAAATTTGATAAAGTGGCTTATATTGAATCTGGAAACAGTAGTGACAGTGAAAGACCAAATAGAGGTAATGGGGCATCAACAGAGAGACCATCAGTGTGTGAAGAATCTTCTTTCTTCCCGGAAGCACAAAGTGGAGAAAGTGGAAGGACAGACTGGGTTGATGCATCAGCTACCCAATTACATGATGTGATCCCAGATTCCATGCTGGCTGATGATGATTTTGGAGATTTTGAAGCAGTAGAGTTCTCATCCAGTGTTAAACCCAAAGAAGATAGTACACAGGTATCTGAAATAGTGGCTTATAATTTATGGTATACTTTCCTATGATGAGCAAATCATTTTTATCTTGTTGCCAAACTGAAATGAGTCTTGCCCAGGCTGGAAGAAGCAAGTTCATATCATAGCTATGAACATAATTACCATCACTGTTGTTACTTTAACAGTTGTAGGAGTGATTGTCTTTCTTTGTAAACATCATATTGTATGTCACTTCCATTTTATCCATATATCAGATGCTTATCTTTAAGGTCAATGCATTTTAGGGAGATAGACTTTGTGTTTGCTCTGCTTTTTACAGCCTACACTTTCTTTACGAGAAGAAAGCAGTTGTTTAACTGAAGTTTGGTTTATTTACTTTCATCATACTATTAAACGTAGCATATGCTTTGCACCTTCTGACCTCAAAAGTGGTCAACCCAAGTTGGTAAAGAATAGCATACAGTttacacaaaagtcatgggatagctataagCTTATGTACCTATGATGGTAATGTCATGCACACAAGGTATAGCAGGGCAGTGCATTGTCAGAGCTGTCagttgtacacaggtgattcatgtgaaaagatttctgacattattatggctgcacaacaagaattaacagacattgaatgcGGGAAAGTAATTGGAGCTATACGCATGGCACCTTGcaattcagaaatcattagggaattcaataatctgTAATACGCagtgtcgagaataccacatttcaagaactacctctcactacagacaacacaGCAGCCGACAACCAGGTCACTTAATGACCAAAAGCAGTGGCGTTTGCggagaggtgtcagtgctaacaggcaagcagcattgtgtgaaataaccacagaaatctatGTGGGTCATGTGACGAATGTATCCTTTAggatagtgcagcgaaatttggtgttggTGGGCTACGGCAGTAGATGACTTATGCGAATACCTTTGCTTgctgcatgacatcgcctgcagcagtgCAGCAGTTTGGTCTGGTGAGTCCCAATttaaattggtaagagctgatggtggggttagaATGTGCCAAAGGCCCCACAAAGCCATGAAcggaagttgtcaataaggcactgtgcatgttggtgaaggctccataatggtgtgggtcatgTTTACATAGAACAGTCTGTGTCCTCTGGCACAAGTGacctacttggtgaccatttgcaatcattcatggacttgatgtttcAAGCAATGATGGAACTTTTGTGGGTGAGAATATGCTATGTCACCAGGcctcaattgttcacgattggtttgaagaacattctttccTGACATGAATTCCaataaacatttatgggacataatcaaaaggtcagttcatgcaaaaaaattctgcacctgcaacacttttgcaattatggagtgctatagaggcagcatggttcgatatttctgcaggggacttccaacatgACTTTTATCATGTCATTGTGATGTGAGATCAAACCAAGATATGGCTTATCATTTTTTGTCATACACCAATCATTGCAACAGTGCAGAGGTATGCCAGGAAAAAAAACTGATGTTACTCTAGTATTGAATCAgttattttatttatgcatttattcatCCAGGGATAGTCTCACAATGATTTGGGATTTGTCATTGTAATTCAGTggaaataaatagctcaaaatatATGCACACACAGAAACTCTATAATTGTATGAGGAACTGCcccagcatttgcttgaaatgATTCacgaaaacctaagtcaggactgCCGAACAGAGTAAACTTCATGGACCAAAGCTGGCTGGTGGTACCACAGTCTTTGATTTTGCCAATGAACAGAGACTGTGATGAGGAACTTCTAGAATTATATTTTCCAATAGCACTGATATTCCTTAACTCATGTACAAATGCTATATTTAACTGTTGAATTATACTGAGCAAAGTGGTCTGATGGTTACCGAAACTGACACGCTTATTGAATGCTAGAATTTCAAATTCTCATGAgcccatgcagatttaggttttcgatgGTGATACAAATTACTTAAATTATAAGACAGAGTTGTGTACCTTTAGGTAGGATACAACTAATTTCCTTCTCCTTCCTTCTTTTTATTATGTAGGTATAGGAGATAATTTTCCTTTGCTGCAGACAGAAAGAACAAGATtgatcatgaaacttcctgacagatcaaaactgtgtgcaggaccttaggtatgcaggagagcctctgcgaagtttggaaggtaggagacgaggtactggcggaattaaagctgcgaggacggggcgtgagtcatgcttgggtagctcagttggtagagcacttgcccgcagaaggctaaggtcctgagttcgagtctcggcccagcgcacagttttaatctgtcaggaagtttcatatcagtgcacactccgccgcagagtgaaaatttcattttcgaaGACTGATCGTAATTTGATATTAAAACCTTCATTTACCAGTTGCAATAATATTATTTATACAGCTGTAGAACATCGGTTATATGAAATATGCAAAAATACCCTATTGCTGAAAGTGATTTAATGTGCACCTACAAAAAGATGAATATCTATTGACTGGGTCCAGACCCCACCTGCCCCACTCACCATTCACTTCAATCTTataccttcacccccccccccccccctaaaaaaagtGATTTACCAATATTGACAATGGACATAGACAATCTCTTTTTCTTCCCAAGCAAGATGGAGTAGTGCTGAAGACACTGGGTGGCATTCGCCTGCTTTGTTTCTTTGCTGATAGCCCTCAGTGATGACTACACTGGCTgaatggctgaaaaatggggtttgtaatttcgACACtggctactgtaaataatgtagccgacaggcgCACTGTAGTGTTTTgctgttctttactttcactgttcacaatcccccagtaatacacagttatatgggcaGTGAACTAttatttaacttttgataagcctcattaatagtttgtgggcaaacatccacatactgctacaatagtgtactgttgaacatctactAGCAGTAAACATCTAACCACACATTTCACaatctttcaaataaattgatgaGACATTGTCATTGCTTTAGCACACGGCctgttggtgtaacacttattccaTGGTTAAGTTGATGGATTGTTGTCGTTCTtatcaacacaggtttcttgtctgaaactcggccgtggactgactgtttcAGGACGGAAAATTGGGCccatatatatcctcacaataataggtactgaaactacacattgtttgaagttaaatttacagaaattacaattaaagcttaactcattaaattaactgaatacatcaaaaaattcgttCCTTTTAACAATTTCTTGTGTTGCAAGGGTTAGgggaaattatttgtttaaattatgaaattaacatatcattatgcaaacaatacttttgacaaaactgtgacttactttgtaattaattaagagttGGCTCTGCTAACaagttttcgaatagagccaaatagatcctttaataaTGCCATTAGTTGTTCATCCAAATGTTTATCAGTATTaattaggaatagtcaaaataaattagaaaagcaACTACATGCATAAAACTAACCACAATATTCGATcttgtgttatattctttaaaactgagggccaacctttctctttaatGATGATGCATgttatgtatgttaatggtaatagttaaaagtaaaaaaaaaaaaaaaaattttaaggaggcagatggcaaaactagaagtaaaaatatcccagcttgcttcattacAACTGGTTTCACTTTTGGTTCAAATTTATTTATATTATCTTATTATTCAGCCCATTGATAATGAATATCATATGAATGTTGTCCAAGTGCACATATaaagggtcaacagaagcgtctgatccaacgcgtcggctttgacccgtgacgtaaggatgtcgtcgtgtgtgacgtcatgacggcgcggaatttggtttgagtgtggctgtctccagttctgttttatcttattttatttacttttctgatctgtccgttctatctcgtgagatttttttaaaatttaaaaacacttattacttattttaattatctgtttcctcgaatttctgttttagtttattatatttatctttctgatctgttcgttctatcccgtgaaatttaaaaaaaaaaaaagacaaacactaatcagctactgaagcatctttctcttctatgggttgcaggggttatgacccctggggaggtgggtgggtattcatgcgtggctgtcttcacttacacgttgtagctacgcaaggcgtctaaatttgtttatatttagtttgccccccacccaaaacaccccattacccgcgcttgtcccgttagtgtcattaggcttcttgtggaaagtgtgtgtgtttgtttttgtttccgccatatttgtgacgtcatgggtcaaagcagacgggtgggatcggacgcttccgtatttcccatatAAATTTAAGAGAAAGCACTTAAAGGAAATGGAACATATTTATATGTACacaaattacaaacaaaataagaaaaggTCATTCAGTGCATAGTAACACAGTTCTATATGTTGTAATAATGCATAGTTGGTTTTTTGTAGGGCTTTACTTTTGTTCTCCCTAAACAGCAAGATCTTACACACACTACAGTAATTCAGTAAAGATTTTACATTGCATGATTGTTCTCCTTTGACCATATAACAAAAAGGTTTAGGGACATAAGACAATATtttcaattttacttttttataaGCATTATCAGGAAATCTTATTGGCCTATATAGTCACTTAACAAGTAAAAACATtgtttggctgattttttttttttttaaattctgttttaaattgaTTCTCATCTTCCAACTACCTATTGTTGACTGGCAGTCAGTTGCTAAGTTATGTACCAATATGGTTCACATtcctttgtgtgtttcttcgttttGTTCACTGAGCATGGAGTGCTGCACATTTTGGGTATTTTAGGTATGAAAGTTGGCATTTATCTGAAAATCTTGAAGATGGACTCTGACACATACAACATGTTTGTGTAGATATAGTGAAGGTATTATTAGTATTTTCAGCTTTTTGAAAATTGatttgcagagtgtgtgtgtgtgtgtgtgtgtgtgtgtgtgtgtgtgtgtgtagagaactattgtgttattatttgaatagccttctattaaaataataataataataataataataataataatccatttaGGCAGCAAGCTCTGGAACCCAAAATATTGTTCTCTGTGTTGTAGGAGACTGAAACTAACCAAAATATGCTATCTCGACACCCTATGAaatacaaacatttgcaataattctaagagcAAAACATGCTGAATTGGGTTTTTCTGCAAGTTTTATTATGACCATTAATATTTAAGTTTCCAATGGCATGAATCCCCAGCAGTTTTTGTAGAAGTCACTCTGTTTATGACTTCATCACCCAACACCAGATCTAGCTTTTGTCtgtcaacctgtttgcattgaaccaaaagagGACGTACTTTAGGACTTGATCAGTATTTGTGAAGCAATTGCTTTGATGCACttttatcacactagtatcatctgtgAATAGTATGTCGTTTGCTGTATGTCTGAGGTGTGAATGTCATTTATATAAACAGGAAACAGTATGGGACCTAGAATACTGTCTTGTAATACTtctatttcaaatttttttgcaCCTGATAGTAAACTGATGTTGTGTATGGCGTAAGCTGGCATCAGTCTTATAATCTGCGTTGTGTTTAGTGGGTGTGATTCAAGTCACTTTTTTACTATCTCTTGAATACCAAATGGTTCCAGTTGTACCTAAAGAATATGATGATTAGCAGTAGAAAATACTTTGGAGAGATTGccatttttaaataatggcttcatTTTTTAGATTGCCAATCTTCCTAGAAACACTCCTCCATTAAATGGTAAGTTGGTTATgtatgccaaaggccttgtcatCTGTGGTGCTGTCACTGTTATGAAGGACCTGGCACCTCATGTACTCCTGTTGACATTTTAGGTTTCAGGCTTTTTAACACTTCATGTTTGTTTGTTGGCTCTACCCTCATGCTACAAGCAGATTTTGAATTTCCTGGGTTTTCTTGATTTGTAAATTTCAGGATTAATGAAGTTGTTTCATTTGTGAAATGATTGCTGGCATAATTTGGTAAATCTTGTTTTTTAATACACATCCATGTCAGGCCATCATTCTGATTCATGCTTTCCACAGTTTCTTATAAATCTGTCAAACCAAGTGCTGACGTGTTTTTTCTTCGACGTGTTTTTTCTTCAGAAGGGAAGGGttgattttgattttctttcccatcTTTACCCACTTCAAGTTTGTGCTCTGTGTCAGACAACCTATCATTTATGGGACTTTTCTTGTGTTTTTCTTGCAGAAGTGAAGTGGAAGCTATTTTCTACTCACCCTTTTTTAATATGTTGTTTCCATATTGAATACCAGCAAGTTAGGTGCTGAAAACAGTTAATTCTTCATGTGGACTGATAAAGATAAGACAGCCTGTATATCATGCTTTGCATCATTAATAGGGAGACACTGAATTTGACGAatatatttaacaaagtgtgtgcacATTTTTGTCTGTACTTATACTCCATATGACAAGTGAGGAGATGCATTGGTGAAGACACAGGATTCATATTTTCAAGGAGTGAAATTCAAATTCTTGCCTGGCCAGATAGATTTATGTTAATCACTTGGAGGTTAATAATGGTCCCATAAACAGATCTACAGCTGATCTCCTTCCCTATCCTTGTTCAGtcaaagcttgcattcagtacctcATGATTTCCGTGTTGATAGGATATTATACTCTACTAGAACAAAACCTAGGTGTTTTGTGCGGTAAATTAGGTGTAGTATTGTAGGTGTAGCAAAAAATGTAAtcagtagtaaatgatgacatAGAAAGAAACAAGAGCAAACTACAACCATTATGATATTATTAACACAGCTATACAGTATGTTATGTAGAAGAATGGATTGCtatgtttattaataaataatttttttttttagaaaaatattatttttctgtaTGATCTCCATTGAGATAAATGAATTTGACCCAGTATAATTCAGATGTTTTTGTTCGATCAGAACAGAATTTTGCTTCTAATGCTGCATAATTTTGGGATTAGAAAACAGAAGTCACTTGTGACAGAGGATGTATGTGGATCTGTTTTGAAACTTTACTCTGACTCCTGCCCTTCACAATGGCAAATGTGTGAGCAGGTGAAAGCACACTCATTTTGTGAACAAGTCATTATTGTTCCAGTGTAGGAGCTAATGATGATGCACTCTTTTTGCAGTAAATTATCATGAAATTATGAAAATTCCATTACTGCAGTTG
This region includes:
- the LOC126471161 gene encoding aftiphilin isoform X2; amino-acid sequence: MSNIIPPMVSSSPPPLDDNPDEDDDDDDDFGDFSMGDLSFNATDATGNQQTDGNVTCRESVTAQTRIPTIMQEAEAPDMKQIDKQVESYTSITQGCNGHQDISIVNSVSRHETDLKEAYSKSQQELNDRNGADDVNSLGDTSHCTPNEVANSKSSIPGQSALNIEGGTLLSEITDSDRKSSLVTEFPVVSTVTEEPVSESIKYNDDFVTSADGPTPEECEPQDSLFTSSDFSVVVEGDTLIKPLPLKLDLSESVKDTTKLSCESENFSGLVVSESEKFEDISYHDSSSDEFGVFHNVTELPEEELEDLKFDKVAYIESGNSSDSERPNRGNGASTERPSVCEESSFFPEAQSGESGRTDWVDASATQLHDVIPDSMLADDDFGDFEAVEFSSSVKPKEDSTQVVLSLESKILALFRSCKDTPTEEHTEQTWLPLTNYLEASQSIWAHLKNIETTHALSYQWAGSTSNKLLLSALGIDSRNLLFGPRWNASVPRFAANLGFSPLEPVRASSISSPVSPSTKPDPQTSAVETVNSLSEDVVPAAQFDWTSSGLVNPLDGLAAEPNSVTENCHRSTQEEMTIAPRQLMQDLLTSAALGPVPSSHNRHEGLSQDAVAVLNAFPDLSFMQSKLLMFPLRNSPPGD
- the LOC126471161 gene encoding aftiphilin isoform X1; this translates as MSNIIPPMVSSSPPPLDDNPDEDDDDDDDFGDFSMGDLSFNATDATGNQQTDGNVTCRESVTAQTRIPTIMQEAEAPDMKQIDKQVESYTSITQGCNGHQDISIVNSVSRHETDLKEAYSKSQQELNDRNGADDVNSLGDTSHCTPNEVANSKSSIPGQSALNIEGGTLLSEITDSDRKSSLVTEFPVVSTVTEEPVSESIKYNDDFVTSADGPTPEECEPQDSLFTSSDFSVVVEGDTLIKPLPLKLDLSESVKDTTKLSCESENFSGLVVSESEKFEDISYHDSSSDEFGVFHNVTELPEEELEDLKFDKVAYIESGNSSDSERPNRGNGASTERPSVCEESSFFPEAQSGESGRTDWVDASATQLHDVIPDSMLADDDFGDFEAVEFSSSVKPKEDSTQVVLSLESKILALFRSCKDTPTEEHTEQTWLPLTNYLEASQSIWAHLKNIETTHALSYQWAGSTSNKLLLSALGIDSRNLLFGPRWNASVPRFAANLGFSPLEPVRASSISSPVSPSTKPDPQTSAVETVNSLSEDVVPAAQFDWTSSGLVNPLDGCQSALLDLDCLNTFDSLTSSSTSDTLWEFCSLAAEPNSVTENCHRSTQEEMTIAPRQLMQDLLTSAALGPVPSSHNRHEGLSQDAVAVLNAFPDLSFMQSKLLMFPLRNSPPGD